One Mesoaciditoga lauensis cd-1655R = DSM 25116 DNA window includes the following coding sequences:
- the pyrE gene encoding orotate phosphoribosyltransferase has translation MELIKMLEKSKALLKGHFLLSSGLHSDAYIQCAKLLENTHYAQEVGKALAEKLKIFEPDCIVSPALGGVVIGYEVARMLGINFIFTERDGSGEMVFRRGFDPTIYKRPVVVEDVVTTGKSTKEVLKILRGNSVSPVATSAIVSRQRREDIDGLPFVCLETIQIKAFKPEECPLCKAGVPLVKPGSRKKFS, from the coding sequence ATGGAACTTATCAAGATGCTTGAAAAGAGTAAAGCACTTTTGAAGGGGCATTTCTTGCTTTCTTCTGGACTTCATTCAGACGCTTACATTCAATGCGCAAAGCTTCTCGAAAATACTCATTACGCTCAAGAAGTGGGAAAAGCTTTGGCCGAAAAGCTCAAAATATTTGAGCCCGATTGCATCGTCTCACCAGCCCTTGGTGGGGTGGTAATAGGATATGAAGTTGCACGCATGCTGGGAATTAATTTTATTTTCACAGAAAGAGATGGAAGCGGGGAAATGGTCTTCAGACGAGGCTTCGATCCAACCATTTACAAAAGACCCGTTGTCGTTGAAGACGTGGTGACAACCGGGAAATCCACAAAAGAAGTTTTGAAAATTTTAAGGGGAAATAGCGTATCGCCGGTGGCAACTTCTGCCATAGTGAGCAGACAGCGGCGAGAAGACATAGATGGCCTGCCGTTCGTTTGTTTAGAGACCATTCAAATAAAGGCGTTCAAACCTGAAGAATGCCCGCTTTGTAAAGCGGGAGTTCCGTTGGTAAAGCCGGGATCTAGAAAGAAGTTTTCTTAA